CGTCGACCATCGCGATGCCGCGCTCGCGAAGCCGGGCGGCCAGCGTCCGCGTCGACGCCGGCCGGCTCGTTCCCATGTCGACGAAGATGGCGCCGGCACCCGCGGTTTCCAACATTCCGCCGGGCCCGAGGACGGCGGCCTCGACCTCCGCCGAGGTGGGCAGGCACGCGATCACGATCGGGCAGTCCTTGATGAGCGCGGCGAGCGACCCCGCCACGTGCGCGCCCAGGGCTTCGAGCGTGCGCGCCGGCTCGGGCCGGTGGTGAATGAGGACCGTGACGTCGAACCCCTTGCGCACCAAGTTCGCGGCCATGGGCTGGCCCATGGCTCCGATGCCGAGAAACCCGATACGTTCCGCCATGTTGATGCGCCGCGCCCGGATCAGAGCGGCGGCGTGCCTCCTTGGGAATGGGATGATGATAGAAACGTTCGGATCGTCTGAGAGGGCTTCCTCCGGGCGAACACGTATCTGGGTGGAGAGGGGCAACCGAGGAGGGGTCCGTGACGCGGACGGTAGACTTTAACAGCGACCTGGGCGAGAGCTTCGGCGCCTACACGATCGGCGCCGACGCCGAGATGATGCCAGCGATCACGTCGGCGAACGTGGCGTGCGGGTTCCACGGCGGCGATCCGCTCGTCATGGAGCGAACGGTCCGGTTGGCGCGGCAACACGGGGTCGGCATCGGCGCCCACCCCGGGTTTCCCGACCTCGTGGGATTCGGACGCCGCGAGATGCGGTTGTCGCTGGACGAACTGCGCACGACGTTCATCTACCAGATCGGCGCGTTGGAGGCGTTCGCGCGCGCGCGGGGTGCGGCCCTGCAGCACGTGAAAGGCCACGGGGCGTTGCAGAACATGGCGGCCTACGACGAGGCGCAGTCGCGGGCGATCGTCGACGCGATCGCGAGCGTGGACCGCCGTCTGATCGTGGTGGCGTTCTGTGGGTCGGTCCTGGAACGCGTCGCGCGCGAGGCCGGACTTCGGGTCGCACGGGAGGCGTACGCCGACCGCGGCTATACGCGCAGCGGGGCGCTCGTGAGCCGGAGCCATCCGCGGGCGCTCCTGACGGATCCGGACGCGGTGGGCAGCCGGGTCGTGCGCATCGTCACCGAGGGCGTGGTCGACGTGGTTGACGGCGGCGAGTTTCGGCTGGAGCCCGACACGTTCTGCTTCCACGGCGACACGCCGGGCGCGCCCGCGCTGGCGCGGGCGGCGCGCAATGCGCTCACGCGGGCGGGCGTGCAGATTGCGCCGCTCGGGCAATGGCTGTCCTAGCCGCGCCGCGCGTGCCGTGGATCGACTGGGGGCGCACGATCGCCTATATCGATCACAACGGGAGCGAGATGGAGCGGGCGCGGCTGCGCGGCATACTCGGCCGGCCGCGCCCCGACGCGAAGGTTGTGCGGGCGCTCGAGGCCCGTCAAAACGAGGACGGCGGGTTCCCGTACGAGTTCGTGCAGGGCCGCGTGTCCACGATTGACGCGACGGCCACCGCGCTGAACTGGCTCGAGGATCTGCGGCTCTTCGACGGGCCGCACGTCGAACGCGCGTTGGTGTTTCTGCTCGCGGACCAACGCCCGGACGGGTCGTGGGACGAGCCGCCCGGAATCCTCCGGTATGCGCCGCCGCCGCGCCTGCTTCCCAGCGACCTCCGAGTCCGCACGGCGTCGACGGCGCTCGTCGGATACTGGTTGGCGCGCGCGGGCGGGCGTGACGACGCCATCGGGCGGGCCGCCGCATACCTGCGTGGACATCAGGCGCCAGGCGGCCGGTTTGTGGGCTTCCTGCGGACGACGTGGCTGGCCACGGCGTTTCTCCACCTCGTCGAGGGCCCGGGGTCGGACGCCGCGGTCCGCGGCCTCCAGGCGCTCGGGGCAGTGGACGGCAGCCGCTGGCGGCCCGGGGCTCTCGCCGACATGCTCGTACGTCTCGGCGGCGGCGGCGTGGAGGACGACACGCCGGTCGTCGTGCGCACCCTCGAGCGCCTCTGCGTGCTGTCCCAGCCCGACGGGTCGTGGGTGTCCGAGGACGGGGACGCCTATCACGTTGAGGCCACCTTGCAGGCACTGCGAGCGCTACTCCACTATGGCGGCGACACGGACGCGCCGGAGGGAGCAGGCGACGCCCTTCCCGAGGCGAACTTTGCAGACGAGGAAATCAGGGGATGACCGAACAGGTGCTGAAGGAACTGCAGGGCGTGGTGGGCGCGGCGCTCGAAGAGCGACGCGGGTTGGTCGTGTACTCCCGGCTCGAGCCCGTCGAGATCGACCGACTGGCGCGCAAGGTCGAGCGGGAGGCGCTCGAGAAAGTGCAGGGCCTGCTGCCGGAGGAGACCATCGATCAGCGGGTGCTCGGGTTGCGGAACCGGCTGCAGCGGATGCGGGACGAGCTCGAACAGTTGGGCGAACTGGGCAATATCCGGGAGCACAGCCGAAGCCTGCAAACCGATGAGATCGTGTGGCAGACGTTCGAGGACGTGGCCTGGATGCTGGGGGTGCAGTAGCCTCCGGCGGACTCAGCGCCGCCGCCCGCCGCGCTTCGCCTCCGTGTTTCGCTTGAGATCGAGCAGCCGCTCCTCGCTCTCCTTCATGAACCTGGTGAGCTTCTCTTCGAACGTCGCCTTCGACCGCGCGCGCGCCTGCCGCTCGGCGGGATCCAGCGCCTGCTTGACGGAGAGATCCAGCTTGCCCTTGTCGTTGTAGCCGAGCACCTTGACCTTGACGCGCTCCTGTTCCTTCAGGTAGTCGCGTACGTCTTTGACGTAGGTGTCGGCGATTTCGGAGATGTGGACGAGACCGCTCTTGCCGTCCTGGAGTTCTACGAACGCGCCGTAGTGGGTGATTTTGACGACCACGCCTTCAAGGACCGTTCCAGCCTCAAGGCTCATACCGGTGAAACCGAACCTCCCAGTGAGAGATGCAGAGCGTATTATAGCCCACCCCCCCAAAGGTGTCAACAAACTGCAACGAAACGTGCAACAAACGTAAAGGCACGTCGCGCCGGAGATCAAAAGGGGGAGGCGCCGCCCCCCGGCGACCGCCGGATGAAGCGGGAGGGCGCCCCTTTCGCGGCCCGGCGGCCCTTGACACCACGCCTGCGGTGTGGTGTTCTATCAAACAAGCCGCGAGTCCGCGCCGACCGCGTGGCCTTGGGTGCCGTGACGCCAGCCCAACGAACCGTTGGGGTGGCGTTTTTTTGTGCCCCGGGCGGCTTGAGGCCGGGACGCCTCCGATTGCGAGACCTGGACGCGCGTGGCGGCAGACCACCGCGCCTGTGACGAGGAGGAGGCACGATGACAACGACACCGACGCTCAACGGGGCGGATCTTGCTTGGATGATGACCGCGACCGCACTGGTGCTCCTCATGACGCCCGCGCTCGGCTTCTTCTACGGGGGCATGACCGGCAACAAGAACGTCCTGAACACGATCCTGATGAGCTTCACCACGCTTGGGTTCTCCCTGGTCGCGTGGGCCCTGGTCGGGTACTCGCTCGCGTTCAGCCCCGGCAGCGCCCTGCTGGGCGACCTCCGCTGGATGCTGCTCAACCATGTCAACCTGGCGCCCGGCCAGTCGTTGAGCCCCACGATCGCCCCTGTCATCTACATGGCGTTCCAGGCGACGTTCGCGATCATCACGACGGCGCTCGTCTCGGGCGGCATCATCGGGCGGATGCGGTTTCAAGCGTACCTGGTGTTCATCACGCTGTGGATCGTGTGCGTGTACGCACCGATTGCCCACTGGGTGTGGGGCGGAGGCTGGCTCGGGAGTCTCGGCGCGCTCGACTTCGCGGGCGGGACCGTTGTGCACGTGAACGCAGGAGTCGCCGCGCTTGTCGCCGCGCTCGTCGTGGGCAACCGCACGGACTACGGACGGCAGGCGTTCGTGCCGGGGAATGTCCCGTTCGTGCTGCTCGGCGCCGCACTGCTCTGGTTCGGGTGGTTCGGCTTCAACGGCGGCAGCGCCGTGGCGTCGAACGGGCTCGCCGCCCTGGCGTTCGTGAACACGTTCCTGGCCCCTGCGGGAACGATGGTGGTGTGGGCACTGCTCGACATGCGGCGTCTCGGGAAGGTGACCGCGATCGGGATCGCGAGCGCGATCGTCGTCGGACTGGTCGTGATCACGCCCGCGTCCGGCTTTGTGCCGCCGATCTGGGCCCTCGTCATGGGCGGGCTCGGCGCCGTCCCAAGCTACTATGCGATGCAGTGGCGGGCCAAGACTCCGGTCGACGAGTCCCTGGACGTCTTCGCCGGGCACGCGGTCGGAGGGGCGACCGGCGCGATCCTGACCGGCGTATTCGCGGTCAAGGCGTGGAACACCGTGCAGAACGGGTTGATCGCCG
This is a stretch of genomic DNA from bacterium. It encodes these proteins:
- a CDS encoding 5-oxoprolinase subunit PxpA yields the protein MTRTVDFNSDLGESFGAYTIGADAEMMPAITSANVACGFHGGDPLVMERTVRLARQHGVGIGAHPGFPDLVGFGRREMRLSLDELRTTFIYQIGALEAFARARGAALQHVKGHGALQNMAAYDEAQSRAIVDAIASVDRRLIVVAFCGSVLERVAREAGLRVAREAYADRGYTRSGALVSRSHPRALLTDPDAVGSRVVRIVTEGVVDVVDGGEFRLEPDTFCFHGDTPGAPALARAARNALTRAGVQIAPLGQWLS
- a CDS encoding ammonium transporter produces the protein MTTTPTLNGADLAWMMTATALVLLMTPALGFFYGGMTGNKNVLNTILMSFTTLGFSLVAWALVGYSLAFSPGSALLGDLRWMLLNHVNLAPGQSLSPTIAPVIYMAFQATFAIITTALVSGGIIGRMRFQAYLVFITLWIVCVYAPIAHWVWGGGWLGSLGALDFAGGTVVHVNAGVAALVAALVVGNRTDYGRQAFVPGNVPFVLLGAALLWFGWFGFNGGSAVASNGLAALAFVNTFLAPAGTMVVWALLDMRRLGKVTAIGIASAIVVGLVVITPASGFVPPIWALVMGGLGAVPSYYAMQWRAKTPVDESLDVFAGHAVGGATGAILTGVFAVKAWNTVQNGLIAGNPQQILIQALAVAGAAAYSALGTFVLLKVIGAVMPLRAARQDQALGMDPTQHGEEAYTGGEGTVLVLPEISPQPKLESARAKA
- a CDS encoding S1 RNA-binding domain-containing protein; protein product: MSLEAGTVLEGVVVKITHYGAFVELQDGKSGLVHISEIADTYVKDVRDYLKEQERVKVKVLGYNDKGKLDLSVKQALDPAERQARARSKATFEEKLTRFMKESEERLLDLKRNTEAKRGGRRR
- a CDS encoding prenyltransferase/squalene oxidase repeat-containing protein, with product MAVLAAPRVPWIDWGRTIAYIDHNGSEMERARLRGILGRPRPDAKVVRALEARQNEDGGFPYEFVQGRVSTIDATATALNWLEDLRLFDGPHVERALVFLLADQRPDGSWDEPPGILRYAPPPRLLPSDLRVRTASTALVGYWLARAGGRDDAIGRAAAYLRGHQAPGGRFVGFLRTTWLATAFLHLVEGPGSDAAVRGLQALGAVDGSRWRPGALADMLVRLGGGGVEDDTPVVVRTLERLCVLSQPDGSWVSEDGDAYHVEATLQALRALLHYGGDTDAPEGAGDALPEANFADEEIRG